A section of the Oryza sativa Japonica Group chromosome 1, ASM3414082v1 genome encodes:
- the LOC112938332 gene encoding uncharacterized protein gives MFDLLTKKTSEKEQKNKEKEVARAQVDIENSDCESGSEGSDHGNNVLVVKPKETTGSSSSRSVAGGHTIDKYYKPPSIEESASMTQRVIKLSNKVQTALTTQKREERRNRTCEYICQWFYEASIPHNTVTLPSFAHMLEAIGQFGRSLKGPSPYEMSGSFLQKRKEKVMDGFKEHKESWELTGCSIMTDAWTDRKGRGVMNLVVHSAHGVLFLDSVECSGDRKDGKYIFKLVDRYIEEIGEQHVVQVVTDNASVNTIAASLLTAKRPSIFWNGCAAHCLDLMLEDIGKLGPVEETIANARQVTVFLYAHTRVLDLMRKFLNRDLVRSGVTRFATAYLNLKSLLDNKKELVRLFKSDEMEQLGYLKQTKGKKASKVIRSETFWKNVDIAVNYFEPLANVLRRMDSDVPSMGFFHGLMLEAKKEISQRFDNDKSRFIEVWDIIDKRWDNKLKTPLHLAGYYLNPYYYYYPNKQEIESDGSFRAGVISCIDKLVDDEDIQDKIIEELNLYQDQHGSFGHEIAVRQRKNKNFNPAKWWLNHGTSTLNLRKLAARILSLTCSSSACERNWSVFEQVHTKKRNRLLHERMRDLVFIKFNSKLRNKRENKGRDPIEKEVDDVVADGDNEFITGVVPSSSEMDQQCAKESQQHTTPQAPAPAKRKRPVHAKKRKVRSLQSLMRNAPVHPEAPSSDSEDCDDGIPMQTSDSDKSPSPSPYVSETDD, from the exons ATGTTTGATTTGCTTACCAAGAAGACTAGTGAAAAGGaacagaaaaacaaagaaaaggaaGTGGCCAGAGCTCAAGTTGACATAGAAAATTCAGATTGTGAAAGTGGCAGTGAAGGTTCAGATCATGGCAATAATGTTCTTGTGGTGAAGCCAAAGGAGACAACAGGATCTAGTAGCTCTAGATCTGTAGCAGGTGGTCATACTATTGACAAGTACTACAAGCCTCCTTCTATAGAAGAATCTGCCAGTATGACACAAAGAGTAATTAAGCTAAGCAATAAGGTTCAAACAGCATTGACAActcagaaaagagaagagaggaggaatagAACTTGTGAGTACATATGTCAGTGGTTCTATGAAGCTAGTATTCCACACAACACAGTAACCCTTCCTAGCTTTGCTCATATGTTAGAGGCCATTGGACAATTTGGTAGAAGTCTGAAAGGGCCTAGTCCCTATGAGATGAGTGGATCGTTCTTacagaaaaggaaggaaaaggtGATGGATGGATTCAAGGAGCACAAGGAATCATGGGAGCTCACAGGTTGTTCTATCATGACAGATGCATGGACAGATAGGAAGGGTAGGGGAGTGATGAATTTAGTTGTGCATAGTGCTCATGGGGTACTCTTCTTAGATTCAGTGGAATGCTCAGGTGACAGGAAAGATGGCAAATATATCTTTAAACTTGTGGACAGGTACATAGAAGAGATAGGGGAACAACATGTTGTCCAAGTGGTGACTGATAATGCTAGCGTCAACACAATTGCAGCAAGTCTATTGACAGCAAAAAGACCAtcaatattttggaatggatgtGCTGCTCATTGCTTGGATCTCATGCTCGAGGATATTGGGAAGCTTGGACCAGTTGAGGAAACCATTGCTAATGCAAGACAAGTGACTGTTTTCTTGTATGCTCATACTAGGGTGTTGGATTTGATGAGAAAGTTTCTTAACAGAGACTTGGTTCGCTCTGGGGTTACACGATTTGCCACAGCTTATTTGAATCTAAAAAGCTTGTTAGACAACAAAAAAGAGTTAGTAAGACTATTTAAATCAGATGAGATGGAGCAATTGGGTTACTTGAAGCAGACCAAGGGGAAGAAAGCCAGCAAAGTGATCAGATCTGAAACCTTTTGGAAAAATGTTGACATTGCAGTTAATTACTTTGAGCCATTGGCTAACGTGTTGAGAAGAATGGACAGCGATGTACCATCAATGGGATTCTTCCATGGTTTAATGCTTGAGGCGAAGAAAGAAATTTCTCAGAGATTCGATAATGATAAGAGCCGCTTCATAGAAGTTTGGGATATCATTGATAAAAGATGGGACAACAAGCTCAAGACTCCACTACACCTGGCTGGGTACTATTTGAAcccctactactactactacccaaATAAGCAAGAGATCGAGAGTGATGGATCATTTAGAGCAGGTGTGATTTCCTGTATTGACAAGTTGGTTGATGATGAAGATATCCAAGACAAAATAATTGAAGAACTCAACTTGTATCAAGATCAGCATGGGAGTTTTGGACACGAAATTGCCGTAAGGCAGCGAAAGAACAAAAATTTCAATCCAG CAAAATGGTGGCTGAACCATGGCACAAGCACACTAAATCTTAGGAAGTTGGCTGCAAGGATTTTGAGTTTGACCTGCAGCTCCTCAGCTTGTGAGAGGAACTGGTCAGTTTTTGAACAG GTTCATACAAAGAAGCGCAACAGGCTACTTCATGAAAGGATGCGAGATCTGGTGTTTATTAAATTTAACTCCAAGTTAAGAAATAAGAGAGAGAACAAGGGTAGAGATCCTATAGAGAAGGAAGTGGATGATGTTGTGGCAGATGGTGACAATGAATTCATTACTGGGGTTGTGCCTTCATCAAGTGAAATGGATCAACAATGTGCAAAAGAGTCACAGCAGCACACAACACCACAAGCACCAGCACCAGCTAAAAGGAAAAGGCCTGTGCACGCTAAGAAGAGGAAAGTCAGAAGCCTACAGTCTTTGATGCGCAATGCCCCAGTGCATCCTGAAGCTCCATCATCCGACTCAGAAGATTGTGATGATGGTATTCCAATGCAGACTTCTGATTCTGATAAgtcaccctctccctctccctatgTCTCTGAGACCGATGATTGA
- the LOC4324666 gene encoding hexokinase-9 yields MRKAAALASAAMAAAAVAVVSTVLHQRQRRAAKRSERAEAVLLRDLQERCAAPVELLRQVADAMAAEMRAGLAAEGGSDLQMLVTYVDSLPSGGEKGMFYALDLGGTNFRVLRVQLGGKERRIIKQDSEGISIPQHLMSSSSHELFDFVAVALAKFVASEGEDCHLPEGTQRELGFTFSFPVKQKSLASGTLIKWTKSFAIDEMVGKDVVAELNMAIRSQGLDMKVTALVNDTVGTLAAGRYVNHDTIAAVILGTGSNAAYIDHADAIPKWHGSLPKSGNMVINMEWGNFKSSHLPLTEFDQELDAESLNPGKQVYEKSISGMYMGELVRRILLKMAQETRIFGDNIPPKLERPYILRTLDMLIMHHDTSSDLRTVANKLKEVLGIEYTSFTTRKLVLDVCEAIATRGARLAAAGIYGIIQKLGQHSDSPSTRRSVIAVDGGVYKYYTFFSQCMESTLSDMLGQELAPSVMIKHVNDGSGVGAALLAASYSQYHQAESADSS; encoded by the exons atgaggaaggcggcggcgctggcgtccGCGGCGATGGCCGCAGCAGCAGTAGCGGTAGTCTCCACGGTGTTGCACCAGAGGCAACGTCGGGCGGCGAAGCGGTCAGAGCGCGCGGAGGCCGTGCTGCTGCGGGACCTGCAGGAGCGGTGCGCCGCGCCGGTGGAGCTGCTGCGGCAGGTGGCGGACGCGATGGCCGCGGAGATGCGCGCGGGGCTCGCCGCCGAGGGCGGGAGCGACCTCCAGATGCTCGTCACCTACGTTGACTCCCTCCCCTCCGG GGGTGAGAAAGGGATGTTTTATGCACTTGACCTTGGAGGAACAAATTTCCGTGTTTTACGAGTTCAATTAGGAGGCAAAGAACGTCGAATTATCAAGCAAGACTCAGAAGGGATATCCATTCCACAACATTTAATGTCCAGCAGTTCACAT GAGTTGTTTGATTTTGTTGCTGTGGCTTTAGCAAAATTTGTTGCCTCTGAAGGTGAAGACTGCCATCTTCCTGAGGGTACCCAAAGAGAACTAGGTTTTACATTCTCCTTTCCAGTGAAACAAAAATCATTGGCATCTGGCACTCTTATCAAGTGGACGAAGAGTTTTGCAATTGATGAAATG GTCGGCAAGGATGTTGTGGCTGAATTAAACATGGCTATCAGAAGTCAAGGACTTGATATGAAAGTCACAGCATTG GTTAATGATACAGTAGGGACATTAGCTGCTGGGAGATATGTGAATCATGATACTATTGCTGCTGTTATACTGGGAACAGGTAGTAATGCAGCGTACATAGATCATGCAGATGCAATTCCAAAATGGCATGGATCCCTGCCCAAGTCTGGAAATATG GTAATAAACATGGAATGGGGTAACTTTAAGTCCTCACATCTTCCACTTACTGAATTTGATCAAGAGTTGGATGCAGAAAGTTTGAACCCTGGCAAACAG GTTTACGAGAAATCGATTTCTGGTATGTATATGGGGGAACTTGTTCGAAGAATCTTACTAAAGATGGCTCAAGAAACTCGCATTTTTGGTGATAATATACCTCCAAAACTTGAGAGACCATACATCTTAAG GACACTTGACATGCTGATCATGCATCATGATACATCATCTGATCTCAGAACAGTTGCCAACAAGTTGAAAGAAGTCTTGGGG ATCGAATATACCTCTTTCACGACGAGGAAACTGGTTTTGGATGTTTGTGAGGCCATTGCGACACGCGGTGCACGGCTTGCTGCTGCTGGGATATATGGCATTATCCAAAAGCTTGGTCAGCATTCTGACAGCCCCAGTACGAGAAGGTCCGTGATTGCTGTGGATGGAGGGGTCTATAAATACTACACTTTCTTCAGCCAGTGCATGGAGAGCACTCTGAGTGACATGCTTGGGCAGGAGCTGGCCCCCTCTGTTATGATCAAGCATGTCAATGATGGCTCAGGCGTTGGGGCAGCTCTCCTGGCAGCCTCTTATTCTCAATACCACCAGGCTGAATCTGCAGATAGTTcataa
- the LOC4324666 gene encoding hexokinase-9 isoform X1, which translates to MFYALDLGGTNFRVLRVQLGGKERRIIKQDSEGISIPQHLMSSSSHELFDFVAVALAKFVASEGEDCHLPEGTQRELGFTFSFPVKQKSLASGTLIKWTKSFAIDEMVGKDVVAELNMAIRSQGLDMKVTALVNDTVGTLAAGRYVNHDTIAAVILGTGSNAAYIDHADAIPKWHGSLPKSGNMVINMEWGNFKSSHLPLTEFDQELDAESLNPGKQVYEKSISGMYMGELVRRILLKMAQETRIFGDNIPPKLERPYILRTLDMLIMHHDTSSDLRTVANKLKEVLGIEYTSFTTRKLVLDVCEAIATRGARLAAAGIYGIIQKLGQHSDSPSTRRSVIAVDGGVYKYYTFFSQCMESTLSDMLGQELAPSVMIKHVNDGSGVGAALLAASYSQYHQAESADSS; encoded by the exons ATGTTTTATGCACTTGACCTTGGAGGAACAAATTTCCGTGTTTTACGAGTTCAATTAGGAGGCAAAGAACGTCGAATTATCAAGCAAGACTCAGAAGGGATATCCATTCCACAACATTTAATGTCCAGCAGTTCACAT GAGTTGTTTGATTTTGTTGCTGTGGCTTTAGCAAAATTTGTTGCCTCTGAAGGTGAAGACTGCCATCTTCCTGAGGGTACCCAAAGAGAACTAGGTTTTACATTCTCCTTTCCAGTGAAACAAAAATCATTGGCATCTGGCACTCTTATCAAGTGGACGAAGAGTTTTGCAATTGATGAAATG GTCGGCAAGGATGTTGTGGCTGAATTAAACATGGCTATCAGAAGTCAAGGACTTGATATGAAAGTCACAGCATTG GTTAATGATACAGTAGGGACATTAGCTGCTGGGAGATATGTGAATCATGATACTATTGCTGCTGTTATACTGGGAACAGGTAGTAATGCAGCGTACATAGATCATGCAGATGCAATTCCAAAATGGCATGGATCCCTGCCCAAGTCTGGAAATATG GTAATAAACATGGAATGGGGTAACTTTAAGTCCTCACATCTTCCACTTACTGAATTTGATCAAGAGTTGGATGCAGAAAGTTTGAACCCTGGCAAACAG GTTTACGAGAAATCGATTTCTGGTATGTATATGGGGGAACTTGTTCGAAGAATCTTACTAAAGATGGCTCAAGAAACTCGCATTTTTGGTGATAATATACCTCCAAAACTTGAGAGACCATACATCTTAAG GACACTTGACATGCTGATCATGCATCATGATACATCATCTGATCTCAGAACAGTTGCCAACAAGTTGAAAGAAGTCTTGGGG ATCGAATATACCTCTTTCACGACGAGGAAACTGGTTTTGGATGTTTGTGAGGCCATTGCGACACGCGGTGCACGGCTTGCTGCTGCTGGGATATATGGCATTATCCAAAAGCTTGGTCAGCATTCTGACAGCCCCAGTACGAGAAGGTCCGTGATTGCTGTGGATGGAGGGGTCTATAAATACTACACTTTCTTCAGCCAGTGCATGGAGAGCACTCTGAGTGACATGCTTGGGCAGGAGCTGGCCCCCTCTGTTATGATCAAGCATGTCAATGATGGCTCAGGCGTTGGGGCAGCTCTCCTGGCAGCCTCTTATTCTCAATACCACCAGGCTGAATCTGCAGATAGTTcataa
- the LOC4324667 gene encoding putative 4-hydroxy-4-methyl-2-oxoglutarate aldolase 2 — translation MAALPLATAEVCDANADLIMNGELRALQPIFQIYGRRQVFAGPIVTLKVYEDNVLIREFLEEKGHGRVLVVDGGGSLRCAILGGNPVQQAQNNGWAGIVVNGCIRDVDEINGCDIGVRALNSHPMKANKKGIGEKHVPVTIAGTRICDGEWLYADTDGILISRTELTV, via the coding sequence ATGGCTGCCTTGCCATTAGCCACCGCTGAAGTATGTGATGCAAATGCAGATTTAATCATGAATGGTGAGCTTCGTGCTCTCCAGCCCATCTTCCAAATCTATGGAAGGCGGCAGGTTTTTGCTGGCCCTATTGTGACACTGAAGGTCTATGAGGACAATGTTCTTATCCGTGAGTTCCTTGAGGAGAAGGGTCATGGAAGGGTTCTCGTGGTTGATGGTGGTGGGAGCTTGCGCTGTGCCATTTTGGGTGGCAACCCTGTGCAGCAGGCACAGAACAATGGGTGGGCTGGCATCGTCGTCAATGGTTGCATCAGGGACGTGGATGAAATCAATGGCTGTGACATTGGTGTCCGGGCTCTGAACTCACATCCTATGAAGGCAAACAAGAAGGGAATAGGTGAGAAGCATGTGCCTGTGACCATCGCAGGGACCAGGATTTGCGACGGTGAGTGGCTCTATGCAGATACCGATGGCATTCTCATCTCGAGGACTGAATTGACTGTGTAA
- the LOC107279229 gene encoding zinc finger BED domain-containing protein RICESLEEPER 2-like: MHHLIEHMHANLSPTADVMKNWKFDQEVLRKELLRMIVFQELPFSIVEHVGFRRFVASLNPYFKVISRTTLRNDCMAAYEDRKLALFDVLKSSNSRVSLTADMWTSIQNLGYLCVTCHYIDNEWKLQKRIIKFALVPTPHDGITMFSEMLKAIQEWHIENKLFSVTLDNASVNDTMMTHLKTNLVGKTMLPCDGVLLHFRCAAHIFNLIVQDGLKTMSNAINSIRESVKYVRSSQSRGQRFEEMIAQVGIKTNRRPSLDVSTRWNSTYLMLESSLLVRMAFEALDRHDINYLHQPFDYQWTMAEKLCALLKVFYEATVAVSGTLYPTSTCYFHELWKIKMVLDKEATNEDVTIASIVKEMKEKFKKYWDAQYLQICFPVIFDPRYKYKFIEFRLKSAFGAAATHYLKEIKSNMQKLFDEYSAKYGGSNNINSQPETSVEQNVDASNQFVDWRQFLHDKSRSKVKSELSRYLADVPQEGDFQDGHDFDILNWWMVNKTKYPVISRMAHDVLAIPATSVASEAAFSTGERIISDYRSRLSSSTVEALICLQDWMRAEGLGDFFARDLAESDDQNVQHSGENAYTPLVTCSTSTTTSSR; this comes from the exons ATGCACCATTTGATTGAGCATATGCATGCCAACTTGTCCCCTACCGCTGATGTTATGAAGAATTGGAAATTTGACCAAGAAGTGTTACGGAAAGAACTTCTTAGGATGATTGTGTTCCAAGAGTTACCCTTTAGCATTGTTGAGCATGTTGGATTTAGGAGATTTGTTGCAAGTTTAAATCCATATTTTAAGGTGATATCAAGAACCACACTGAGAAATGATTGTATGGCTGCTTATGAGGATCGTAAGTTAGCTTTATTTGATGTCTTGAAGAGCTCAAATTCTCGAGTATCTCTTACTGCCGACATGTGGACTTCCATCCAGAACTTAGGCTATTTGTGTGTTACCTGTCATTACATTGATAATGAATGGAAGTTGCAAAAGAGAATTATAAAGTTTGCTCTAGTGCCGACCCCACATGATGGCATCACTATGTTTAGTGAAATGCTAAAGGCCATTCAGGAGTGGCATATCGAAAATAAGTTATTCAGTGTTACCTTAGACAATGCAAGTGTGAATGATACAATGATGACTCATCTGAAAACCAATCTTGTTGGTAAGACAATGTTGCCTTGTGATGGAGTGTTGTTGCATTTCCGCTGTGCTGCCCATATATTCAATCTAATTGTCCAAGATGGGCTAAAAACCATGAGCAACGCCATTAACAGTATAAGAGAAAGTGTTAAATATGTTCGGAGTTCGCAATCACGTGGTCAAAGGTTTGAAGAGATGATTGCTCAAGTGGGAATAAAAACTAACAGACGACCATCGCTTGATGTATCAACGAGATGGAATTCGACATACTTAATGCTCGAGTCATCTTTATTGGTCAGAATGGCCTTTGAAGCCTTGGATCGGCATGACATAAATTATTTGCATCAACCCTTCGATTATCAATGGACAATGGCTGAGAAGCTTTGTGCTTTGTTGAAAGTTTTCTATGAAGCTACTGTTGCAGTATCTGGTACGTTGTACCCAACTTCAACATGCTATTTTCATGAACTTTGGAAGATAAAGATGGTTTTGGACAAGGAGGCTACAAATGAAGATGTCACCATTGCATCTATTGTCaaggaaatgaaagaaaaatttAAGAAGTACTGGGACGCTCAATACTTGCAAATATGTTTCCCAGTTATTTTTGATCCAAGGTATAAGTACAAATTCATTGAGTTTCGTTTGAAGTCTGCATTTGGAGCTGCTGCAACTCATTACCTTAAGGAAATCAAGAGTAATATGCAGAAATTGTTTGATGAATATTCTGCCAAGTATGGGGGCTCAAACAACATCAATTCTCAGCCCGAAACAAGTGTTGAGCAGAATGTTGATGCAAGTAATCAATTCGTTGATTGGAGACAGTTTCTACATGACAAAAGCAGGAGCAAAGTAAAGAGTGAGCTTAGTCGATATCTTGCTGATGTGCCTCAGGAAGGTGATTTCCAAGATGGGCATGATTTTGATATCTTGAACTGGTGGATGGTAAACAAAACAAAGTACCCTGTGATTTCACGAATGGCACATGATGTTTTGGCTATTCCAGCAACATCAGTGGCATCAGAGGCAGCATTTTCAACTGGAGAAAGGATCATTAGTGACTATAGAAGTAGACTTTCGAGCAGTACTGTAGAGGCATTGATTTGCCTTCAAGATTGGATGAGGGCAGAAGGTTTGGGTGATTTCTTTGCACGTGATCTTGCTGAGAGTGATGACCAAAATGTGCAACATTCAG GTGAAAATGCCTATACACCTCTAGTAACATGTAGTACCAGCACAACAACCAGCAGCAG GTAA